The genomic region ATTTGGTGACAGGCGATGCTAATGGCAAAGTTATGGTATGGGATACACAGCGTTGGAGCACGAAACCAAAATTGCTCGATGATGTTGGGGTTATCGAGTCTATCGTCTTTTCAAAGGCTGGATACTACTGTGCCTGTGGCACTACATCAGGAAATATTTTTGTGTGGAACGCCCATAATTGGAGCCTTGAGCCGATGAGCTATATTGGATACCAGAAGCCTGGTTGGTTAGAATTAGTTGGCTTAGCTTTTACCACGGATGATCTTTATTTAAAGTGGGCTTTTGCTGATGGAAAGATATTTCAATGGAATATGGAAAAAGGGCGACAAAAACCAGTTCAGTTATTTACAGGAGGCTTTGTTAGTGTCAACACAGATTTTTCACCGGACGGTTATTATACAGCGGCAATATCAGATGGTAGTGGAAGAGCCATGTGGAAATTGGACAGAGATTTTCATCTTTCAAAAATCACAACCATATATACGCGGGTGCTCTTTTCACCAGATGGCCGGCATCTGGCTTATGGTCTTGACAATGGGCTGGTAGCGATTTCAGAGAAAAAATTAAACTGGTTAAAAAGAACGGTGTGGAAGACTGTTGCGCGGTTATCTGACGAGCTGGATATGGCAGTAGAATCGTCAATTGTGTGCATTACTTTTTCATCAGATGGTCGTTATTTTGCCCGCAGTACAGCTGATGGGCGAGTAAGTCTGTATGATAGAGATAATGGATGGGCTTTAGTTGAACGATTTGAAGAACCAGCTATTAGTATGGCCTTTTCTCCTGGATGTACGTACATTGCTTTAGGAATGGCAGATGGGTTTGTAGTAATACGGCGCACGCGAATAAATAGATAAAAATAGATGTTTAAGTGCTATGCGATGACATAAAATCGTCGCATAGCAATGCTATTAAACCAGCCGAGGCTAGCAAAGGTAATCCAGAGATTGCTGAGTCCATAACTCAGCAGCGGTAAGGGGATGCCAACCACGGGTAGCAATCCAAGCACCATGCAAATATTTATAATCACCGACAAAATAATGTGAATAATGAGTCCAAAGCCCAGGAGTTGCATGAAAGGGGAAGTAAATGTTTTTATTAAAGAGATTTGATGCAGAAAGAGAATGATATATAACAGTAAAATGGTGATTGTTCCGACAAGTCCTAACTCCTCGGCAACTACAGAAAAGATAAAATCAGTACGGCTTTCGGGTAAAAATTGGAGCTGGTTTTGTGTGCCTTGCAGAAACCCTTTACCCGTAAGACCACCAGATCCAATAGCAATTTTTGATTGTTCGATTTGATATCGTTCTTTTAATTTCTCCCCTTGGCCTAAGAAAACGAGAATACGCTTTTTCTGATAATCTTTCAGCAACGTCCAAGAAATTGGTGCAGAAATGATGAGAAAGATAAAACCCGTTATGAAAAATTTGTTGTTAAGGCCC from Candidatus Babeliales bacterium harbors:
- the rodA gene encoding rod shape-determining protein RodA, which encodes MFLIDRRYIRYFDWISFFIILIISAIGLAFVYSATYQPDVAYSIFFKKQLFGMISGIGIYLLFSYMHYQSLMRWGYFAYFFVLLLLVFTIIKGSIGMGAQRWISIGFFKLQPSELTKLFFPAFITYYLYTQREDFSYKWYDFSTIIAVMGLTFILVRKQPDLGTALIILFSGVILLWLAGLNNKFFITGFIFLIISAPISWTLLKDYQKKRILVFLGQGEKLKERYQIEQSKIAIGSGGLTGKGFLQGTQNQLQFLPESRTDFIFSVVAEELGLVGTITILLLYIILFLHQISLIKTFTSPFMQLLGFGLIIHIILSVIINICMVLGLLPVVGIPLPLLSYGLSNLWITFASLGWFNSIAMRRFYVIA